Genomic DNA from Cucumis melo cultivar AY chromosome 10, USDA_Cmelo_AY_1.0, whole genome shotgun sequence:
ATAGACAGCCCGGCTCAAGACAAGAATGAATAACGAATAGGCTGAGAGAAGGGGAGGGACCCACTAACAAAAAAAAGAGGGGAATATTTAAGGGATGTTTAGGGATTGCTGAGGATATGTTTTTTTTGAGAAAAGACTGCTGTGGAGGCTGAAGGGAGACACCAGCATCTCAAATTGCTGGAATTCTGCTACtgtttattttgttgatattttcCTTTCCGTTAGCTAGCTCTTTGTTTGGGTTGTTTAAGCTTTCTTGTGAACTTTTCTCCctttatataaataaagaatccacagagtgctgcctctgtttcTTGCAGTTTGTTTGGGTTTTTCTGAGTGCAGGTGAAGGTTCTTAACAGAGACTTGATAGAGTGTTTCGAGGGATAGAGAGAAACCCTACTAGTTTGGTCTTTGGTTTCAAGgactttttgtaattattcccTAGGCAATATATTACTTAGTTGGAAGCAGGAAACCCTTCCTATAGTTGGTTTTTGTGGGCGTGGTTCTTTTATGCCTTTggattctttcatttattttatcaataaaggcagttttttttctataaaaaaaataaaacagagAAGGTGACGTAGGAAAGCAGCATCATGCATTGAAAAAtaaactcaatcaattaaacaAACTATTTTTACCAAAGGAGACAGTACTTTTATTAACTTCTACCTTCTAGTGCATTTCACAGAAAAGAGCATGGCATGAATCAAACCTTTTGTTAAATACTCCTACCTAAGTATCCTTGATCTCTTCCATCCATCATTATGAGATCGTTCCTGTCTGCCACTACAGAAACTAGACTTCTTTTTGTTGAGTAATTAACAACTTCAACTAGAAAATCCTTATTCCTGTGCAAGATTTTACTAACACTCATTCATTTGTTCTAATTTAAATAGTTTGATTTAAGTAATCATGTTTTTGTACTTTAGATTAAGTTTGAAAATATAGTAACGTGCCTTAATTTAGGCTAAAAGTTGGGGCTGTTACATATTGAATGGCGAGTGGCCTTGATGAAGACGTGGATGTTGTGCTCAGCGATGTTGAAGGTGACGAACATCCCATTACGATCCAGAATCCTTCTCCTGAAGAAATCACTGTTGAGAGGTTTAGAGAGATTCTTGCGGAGCGTGATCGTGAGCGGCAATCTCGAGAAGCAGCAGAGAATTCAAAATCGGAATTGCAAGTGTCATTTAACCGCTTGAAAGCGCTTGCCCATGAGGCGATTAAGAAGCGAGATGAGTGTGGAAGGCAGCGGGATGAAGCATTAAGAGAGAAGGAAGAAGCTTTGAAATTGAATGAAAAGGTTTCATCAGAGTTGGCTGAGGCGAATCGGCAAAGAGATGAGGTCTTAAAGCTTAGGGATGAGATTACTAAGGAGTTCGATGAGATCCTAAAGGAAAGGGATACTCTGAGATCAGAAATTGGTAATGCATCCCATATGCTCGTGACTGGGATTGATAAGATATCCGCAAAAGTGAGCAGTTTCAAGAATTTTACGGCAGGTGGGTTGCCTAGGTCACAAAAATATACAGGATTACCTGCAGTTGCTTATGGAGTTATTAAGAGAACAAATGAAATCATTGAAGAGCTTGTTAGGCAGATTGATACCACGACAAAGTCAAGGAACGAAACCAGGGAACAGATGGAGCTTAGGAATTATGAAATTGCCATTGAGGTTTCTCAGCTTGAAGCTACTATTAGTGGGCTAAAGGATGAGGTTTCCAAGAAAACTTCTGTTATTGAAGACCTTGAAAACACTATCATcggaaaagataaaaagatatCAGAAATTGAAGAAGATGTGGGTGGTAAATTAAGCAGGGCCGAGGATGAAGCTTCTGAGCTGAGGCAGCTTGTGCAGGAGTATGATGACAAGTTAAGGGATTTGGAGTTGAAAATGGAGTCCCAAAGGCCTTTACTTGTAGATCAGTTGggtttaatttctaaaattcatGACCAAATTTATGATATTATTAAGATAGTTGATGTTAGTGATGTGGACCATTCTGAATTTTCAGAGTCTTTATTTCTCCCTCGGGAAACAGACATGGAGGAGAATTTACGTGCATCATTGGCTGGAATGGAATCTATTTATGCATTGGCAAAACTCGTCATGGATAAGACAAGGAGTTtaattgatgagaaaatccgtgaaactaaaaatttaaatgagACAGTTGCCCAGTTGCTCAAGGAGAAAGAACATATTGGATATTTGCTAAGGACTGCATTATCTAAGAGAATGACATCTGATCCATCCTCAAAAGCTAATCAATTATTTGAAGTAGCTGAGAATGGTTTAAGAG
This window encodes:
- the LOC103502774 gene encoding uncharacterized protein LOC103502774 isoform X1, with amino-acid sequence MASGLDEDVDVVLSDVEGDEHPITIQNPSPEEITVERFREILAERDRERQSREAAENSKSELQVSFNRLKALAHEAIKKRDECGRQRDEALREKEEALKLNEKVSSELAEANRQRDEVLKLRDEITKEFDEILKERDTLRSEIGNASHMLVTGIDKISAKVSSFKNFTAGGLPRSQKYTGLPAVAYGVIKRTNEIIEELVRQIDTTTKSRNETREQMELRNYEIAIEVSQLEATISGLKDEVSKKTSVIEDLENTIIGKDKKISEIEEDVGGKLSRAEDEASELRQLVQEYDDKLRDLELKMESQRPLLVDQLGLISKIHDQIYDIIKIVDVSDVDHSEFSESLFLPRETDMEENLRASLAGMESIYALAKLVMDKTRSLIDEKIRETKNLNETVAQLLKEKEHIGYLLRTALSKRMTSDPSSKANQLFEVAENGLREAGIDFKFSKLLGEEKFPTTRDNRKALDAEDEIFTLAGALENIVKASQIEIIELRHSLEELRAESVVLKERLESQSKELKLRSLQIQELEEKERVANESVEGLMMDVTAAEEEIMRWKVAAEQEAAAGKAVEQEFLAQVWISGVKQELEEARQVILDSDKKLKFKEETVNAAMAARDAAEKSLRLADVRASRLRERVEELTRQLEQLDNREESRRGSSNGHRYVCWPWQWLGLDFVGSRHSETQHQESSNEMELSEPLL
- the LOC103502774 gene encoding uncharacterized protein LOC103502774 isoform X2 codes for the protein MASGLDEDVDVVLSDVEGDEHPITIQNPSPEEITVERFREILAERDRERQSREAAENSKSELQVSFNRLKALAHEAIKKRDECGRQRDEALREKEEALKLNEKVSSELAEANRQRDEVLKLRDEITKEFDEILKERDTLRSEIGNASHMLVTGIDKISAKVSSFKNFTAGGLPRSQKYTGLPAVAYGVIKRTNEIIEELVRQIDTTTKSRNETREQMELRNYEIAIEVSQLEATISGLKDEVSKKTSVIEDLENTIIGKDKKISEIEEDVGGKLSRAEDEASELRQLVQEYDDKLRDLELKMESQRPLLVDQLGLISKIHDQIYDIIKIVDVSDVDHSEFSESLFLPRETDMEENLRASLAGMESIYALAKLVMDKTRSLIDEKIRETKNLNETVAQLLKEKEHIGYLLRTALSKRMTSDPSSKANQLFEVAENGLREAGIDFKFSKLLGEEKFPTTRDNRKALDAEDEIFTLAGALENIVKASQIEIIELRHSLEELRAESVVLKERLESQSKELKLRSLQIQELEEKERVANESVEGLMMDVTAAEEEIMRWKVAAEQEAAAGKAVEQEFLAQISGVKQELEEARQVILDSDKKLKFKEETVNAAMAARDAAEKSLRLADVRASRLRERVEELTRQLEQLDNREESRRGSSNGHRYVCWPWQWLGLDFVGSRHSETQHQESSNEMELSEPLL